GGCACCGACGACTTCGCCACCTGGCGGGAACCGGTGGGCTGGTGGCCCCGGTTGCGCGAGGGTGTGCTGGATCCGTTGTCGCGGGGACGTGCCGGTCGCTACCGGCGCACCGAGTGGCCCGCCGGAGTGCCGGTGCCCGGGGCGCTGATCGACGTCCCCGTTCCGGAGGTGCTGCTGCTCGAAGGGGTCTCGGCGGGCAGACGTTCGGTCGCGAGCCGCCTTTCGGCACTGATCTGGATGGAGCCACCCGACTCGGCCACCCGGCTGGAGCGCGCGGTGCTGCGGGACGGTGCGGCGACCCGTCCCGAACTCCTCCGCTGGCAGCGGTTCGAACGGGTGTGGTTCCGCTCGGATCGCACCGGACAGCGTGCCGACTTCGTGCTGCGGGGCTGACGAACCGCCCCGCGACTCCTGACGGTCTTCGAAAATCCACTCGTTCGAGTGAGTCGTGTTGCATAGTATTTCCGGCTGTGACCAGGGTTTTCACAAATTTTTCCCAGATTTGCCGAATATTAGGCCGAACGTTGTAGCCGAATCGTAATCCTGTGAACCTGATCCGGATACATTCCTCGGGTTACCGTCTCTCTCACTTTGCGAGACGTGAGTTACCGAGGTGAGTGATGGGTGCAGCCGCCGGGCCGGGGTTCCGGTTATCGAGAGTGGGGCGCAGGCTTGTGACGGTCGGGCTGACCGCCGTGCTTGCCACGTCCCTGTCCGCGTGCGTGCAGTCGCAGCGCGGTGAGGACAGCGGGCAGACCATGGTTTTCGGAGCGCCGGGAGCTCCGGCCCTGTTCGACCCGTTCTACGCCTCCGACGGCGAGACCTTCCGGGTCACCCGACAGATGATGGAGGGACTCGTCGGTTTCGAGTCGGGCGGAGTCGAGGTCGAGCCCGAACTCGCCACCGACTGGACTTCCTCGGAGGACGGTACGAAGTGGACCTTCCAGCTCCGCGAGGGCGTGAAGTTCCACGACGGCACCGACTTCAACGCCGAGGCCGTCTGCGCCAACTTCGAACGCTGGTACAACCAGACCGGCACCGGGCAGAGCTCCGCGCTGTCGTACTACTGGATCGAGACCTTCGGCGGATTCGCCGGTGGCGACGAACCCTCGCTGTTCTCCTCCTGCGAGGCATCGGACCCCACCACCGCGGTGATCAACCTGACTCGCGCGACCTCCAAGTTCCCCGCCGCGCTCGGGCTGGACTCGTTCAGCATGCAGTCGCCCACGGCGATGAAGGAGTACGAGGCCGACAAGGTCGTGGCCAAGGGATCCGGTTTCGAGTACTCCGAGTACGCCAGGAAACACCCCACCGGTACGGGCCCGTTCCAGTTCGACTCCTACGACCAGAACAACCAGTCCGTGGTGTTGCATCGCAACGACGACTACTGGGGTGACAAGGCCAACCTCGACCGGCTCATCTTCAAGGTGATCTCCGACGAGTCGGTTCGCAAGCAGGAACTGCTCTCCGGCGGGATCGACGGCTACGACTTCCCGAACCCGGCCGACCTGGACTCGCTGCGGCAGCAGGACTTCAACGTGCAGGTCCGCGAGCCGTTCAACGTGCTGTACCTGGGCATGTCGCAGAAGAACAACCCGGCGCTGCGCAAGCTGAAGGTCCGCAAGGCGCTGGCCTACGCGATCAACCGCGAGAACCTGGTCAACGCCAACCTACCGGGCGGCGCCGAGGTCGCCAACCTGTTCTATCCGTCCAGCGTGGATGGGTACACCGAGGACGTGGCGAAGTACTCCTACGACCCGGAGAAGGCCAAGCGACTCCTGAACGAGGCGGGACACTCCGACCTCACCATCGAATTCTGGTGGCCCACCCAGGTGACGCGGCCCTACATGCCCGACCCGCGCGGCATCTTCAACTCGCTTGCCGGGGACATGCGCAAGGCGGGCATCAACGTCGAACCGGTCAGCAAACCCTGGAACGGCGGTTACATCTCCGACGCGAACAAGGGCGACGCCGAGGTCTTCCTGCTCGGCTGGACCGGTGACTACAACTCCCCGGACAACTTCATCGGCACCTTCTTCGGCTCGACGGAGAACCAGTTCTACACCAAGCCCGCGCCCTGGGGCGAAGAGCTGGCCAACCGGTTGGACGCCGCGGACAAGGAACCGGATCCGACCAAGCGGGAGCGGATGTACACCGAGATCAACCGTGACCTGAAGTCGAAGTACCTGCCCGCCGTGCCGCTCTCGCACTCGCCGCCCGCGATCGTGACCGCCCCGCACGTCAAGGGACTGGTCACCTCGCCGCTGACCGCCGAGGAGTTCGCCTCGGTGAGCATCGAGAAGTAGTTCCAGGGCAGCGCCCAGGTTTTTCCGTCGAGAACGTAAGGATCCCGGTTTGCTTCGTTACACGGTCCGGCGACTCGGCCAGCTGTTGATCGTCACGGTCGTGCTGTCGGTCCTGCTGTTCGGATGGCTGCGGGCGCTGCCGGGTGGCCCGGTCTCCGCACTCCTCGGTGAGCGTGCCACCGAGGAGTCCCGAGCCCGACTGGTACAGCAGCTCGGGCTCGACCAACCGCTGTACGTGCAGTACTGGAAGTTCATGCAGCGGGCGATCACGGGTGATTTCGGCGTCTCCACCGGGGTGCAGCCGGGCACCCCGGCCATGGAGGTGTTCCTGCAGCGCATGCCGGCCACGCTCGAACTCTCGGTGCTGGCGCTGCTGCTCGCGGTCGCCGTGGGCATCCCCCTGGGCTACTTCGCGGCCCGCAGGCAGGGCGGCTGGCTGGACAACCTCAGCATCACCTGGTCGCTGATCGGCGTGGCGGTTCCGGTGTTCTTCCTCGCCTTCCTGCTCAAGTACGTCTTCGCCATCGAGTTCGGCGTACTGCCCGCCTCGGGAAGACAGGCGGCGGGGATCGACGCCACCCACGCCACCGGCTTCTTCGTCCTCGACGGGCTGCTCACCACGGAGTGGGACGCGGCGTGGAACGCCCTGATCCACCTGCTGCTGCCCGCGATCGCGCTGTCCACGATCCCGTTCGCGGTGATCTTCCGGCTCACCCGGGCATCGGTGCTCGACGTGGTCGAGGAGGACTACGTGCGCACCGCCCGCTCCAAGGGGCTCGGGGCGATGGTGGTGCGCGGCAGGCACATCCTGCGCAACGCGATGCTTCCCGTGGTCACCACCATCGGGTTGCAGACCGGCGCGCTGCTCTCCGGGGCGGTGCTGACCGAGCAGGTCTTCAACATCCCCGGGATCGGACAGGCACTCTCGCTGGGTTTCCAACGGCAGGACTACGCCGTGCTGCAAGTGGTGATCCTCGCCACCGCGATGGTCTACGTGCTGGTCAACCTGCTCGTCGACCTCGCCTACGCGGCGATCGACCCGAGACTCCGGACACGCTGATCGAAGCGGGGTGCTCGCCACCGAGCCTGCCAACACGACGGAAAGTATCAGTGAGAGGTCGCGCACAGTGCTGGGTACACAACGCAAGGAGCGCATCGACGGGCTGGCCGAGTCCGGTGGGGACACCACCGCGGGTGTCAGCCTGGCGGCCTCGGCATGGCGACGGTTGCGTCGCAGCCCGACGTTTCTCGTGGGTGCGGGGATCATCTGCGCCTTCGTGCTGCTCGCCCTGGTGTCGCCGATACTGGCGCAACACGATCCCGCCCTGCGGCTGCTGGAGGAGCAGGTCTCCCGCGCGGACAACGAGATCCCCGCCCCACAGCCCGGCTTCCCGCTGGGTGGTGACCAGTACGGACGGCCGTTGCTGTCCCGGGTGCTGCTCGGCTCACAGCAGACACTGCTGGTCGCGCTGCTGGCCACGGTGATCGGTCTGGGCGGCGGGCTGACCCTGGGCATCCTGGCTGGCGCCTTCGGCGGCTGGGTCGACACCCTGGTGATGCGCGTGGTCGACGTGATGCTCTCGGTGCCCTCGCTGCTGCTGGCCGTCTCCATCGGAGCGCTGTTCCAGCAGCAGTCCCAGTTCACCGTGATCATCGCGGTCGCGACGGTGCAGATACCGATATTCGGCAGGCTGCTGCGCGGCACCATGCTCGCCCAGCGGGCGAGCGATCACGTGCTGGCGGCCCGCGCGCTGGGGGTGCGCCAGCGCTCCATCGTCTTCCGACACATGCTTCCCAACGCGCTCGGCCCGGTGATCGTGCAGGCCACGCTGATGCTCGCGGTGGCCATCATCGACGCCGCGGCGCTCTCCTTCCTCGGCCTGGGAGCGGCCGACACCTCGACACCCGAATGGGGGCAGATGCTCGGCTCGGCGCAGAACTTCTTCGACACCCACCCGCACCTGGCCTTCTGGCCCGCCGGCTGCATCATCGTCGTCGCGCTCGGTTTCACGCTCGTCGGTGAGTCGATGCGGGACGCCCTCGACCCGAAGAAGCGGCGGTGAACGGCGACATGGCATTGCTGGAAGTGCGCGACCTGTCCGTGCGGTTCGTCCGCAAGAGCGAACCGACGGTCCCGGCGGTGGACGGTGTCTCGTTCGACGTGCACCCCGGAAGCACGGTGGGTCTCGTCGGCGAGTCCGGATGCGGCAAGTCCGTCACCTCGCTCGCGATCATGGGGCTGCTCCCGCAGCGCGGGACCGAGGTGTCCGGCTCGGTGAACCTGGAAGGCAGCGAACTGCTGCGGCTCTCCCAGCGGGAGTTCGACCGGCGCAGGGGCAAGGACCTCGGCATGGTCTTCCAGGATCCGCTGACCTCCCTCAACCCCGTCGTGCCCATCGGGCTGCAGGTTTCCGAGGTCATCGAACGTCACCGCGGGCTCTCGCGCCGCGACGCGTCCCGCGAGGCCGCGAAGCTGCTGGAGCGGGTCGGCATTCCGGACCCGGACCGCAGGCTCAAGGAGTACTCGCACCAGCTCTCCGGCGGGATGCGGCAGCGCGCCCTGATAGCCATGGCGCTGGCCTGCGAACCTCGGCTGCTGATAGCCGACGAGCCCACCACCGCCCTCGACGTGACCATCCAGGCGCAGATCCTGACCCTGCTCAAGGAACTCGTCGCCGAGACCGGAACAGCGTTGATCATGATCACCCACGACCTGGGAGTGGTCGCGGGGATGTGCGACGAGGTCAACGTGCTCTACGCCGGACGAATCGTGGAACGCGCCCAGCGGCACGAGCTGTTCTCCCGGCCGCGGCATCCCTACACCGCCGGGCTGATGGCCTCGGTGCCGCGGCTGGACTCCCCGCGAGGACAGCGGCTGGCTCCGATCGAGGGGTCGGTGGCCGACAACATTCCCTGGGAGGGAGGATGCGCCTTCAGCCCGCGCTGCGGCAACGCCCTCGCGGTGTGCGGCGAACGCGCGCCCGAACTCGAAACCATCGAGCAGGGCAGGCTGCTGCGCTGCCACAACCCGATCGGTGCCGCGGAACTGGAGCGTGCCCATGACTGATTCGAGCCGCACCATCACGGGTTCCGAGACCTCGCCCGTCGGTACGGACCCTTCGGACCCGGCGGCGGACTCCCTGCTGGAGATCGACGACCTGCGGGTGCACTTCCCGATCAAGCGGGGAATCGTGCTGGACCGCACCGTGGGCCACGTATACGCGGTGGACGGGGTGTCGCTGCGCGTCGGTCGCGGCGAGACCTACGGACTGGTGGGGGAGTCCGGCTGTGGCAAGTCCACACTGGGCAAGGCGGTGCTCCGGCTGGAACGGCCCACCGGCGGTTCGATCCGCTTCGACGGTACGGACATGGCCCGGATGTCGGGTGAACCGCTGCGGCGGATGCGGCGGCGAATGCAGATGGTCTTCCAGGACACGTTGTCCTCGCTGGACCCGAGGCAGTCCGTCGAATCGCTGCTCGTGGAGGGGATGCGGGCGCACGGACTCGACAAGGGAGGGGGGAACACCGAGCGCGAACTGCGCGAGCTGCTCTCCTCCGTCGGGCTGCCCGCCTCGGCGCTGCGCAAGTACCCGCACGAGTTCTCGGGCGGTCAGCGGCAGCGCATCGGCATCGCCCGGGCGCTGGCCGTGCGCCCGGACCTCGTGGTCGCGGACGAGCCGGTCTCCGCGCTGGACGTCTCGGTGCAGGCCCAGGTGCTGAACCTGCTGGAGGACCTGCAGGAGGAGTTCGGCCTCACCTACCTGGTGATCGCGCACGATCTCGCCGTGGTGCGACACGTGGCGCGGCGTATCGGGGTGATGTATCTGGGCGGTCTGGTCGAGGAGTCCGATTCGGACGTGCTGTACGAACAACCGCTGCACCCCTACACCAGGGCGCTGCTCTCCGCGGTGCCCGTGCCGGAACCGGAGGTCGAGGACCAGCGGGAGCGGATACTGCTTTCCGGGGACCTGCCGTCACCCGCCTCGCCGCCCACCGGGTGCCGATTCCACACCAGGTGCCCGTGGCGGCAGCCCACGCGCTGCGACTCCGAACGTCCCGAGCTGCGCGACGTCGGAGGTGGGCACCGGGTGGCCTGTCACTACGCCGAGGAGATCCGCGACGGAATCATCACCCCGAACTCGGTCGAGGGAAACTCTTCCGCTGGGGTTTCGTAGCCGGTTCCGTGGCGGAACCTCGCGCACGGCTCTCGCTCCGGGGAGGCCCGACATCGGGTAGCGACCTACACAACGTCGGGCCTTCCTCGCGAGAGCCGCACGCGAGAACCCGCGGTGGTGCCGACCGTGGGGGTGGTCGGAGTTCGGCTCGTGAGGGTGGTCGGAGTGCGGCCCGCGTCGAAGCGACGCGGCGATTTCGCGAGAAATTGACACCCACCCGGGCCGGACCACCCCTTCGTGGTCGGGGTTCGGGATCGGAACGGTATCGATCATGTCCCCGTTGGGATGACGTACGTTGCTCGGACGTCTCGTACCGGATTGACTGTGCTGGTGCCGATCGACCCGAACGGAGGTGTGTGGTGTCCGAGCTCTCGGAAAGCGACCGGCTCGATCCGGAGCAGTTGAGTTGGAGCGTGCCGTGCCTGGACTCCGAAGATGACGACGCCGCCGGGGAGGTGAAGGTGCTGGTGCTCGGTGACCGGGTCGCCCTGGTGCTGCCGCCGGGCGAGACCCTGGTGTTCACACCGGACGAAGCCGGGGAGTTCGCCAAGCTGCTGGGCACCTCCACCGGGCAGTGAGCCACCTTCCACGGGCTCGCCGAGCCGGACGGCCGGAGTGCGAGTCGGCGGAACGTCCCGCCGACCGAGCACCCCGACCTCCCGATCGGGACGGTTCGCTCAGCGGTTCGCCCGGTTCACCGCCGACACCACCGCGCGCAGCGACGCGGTGACGGTGGAGGTGTCGATGGCGGCACCCCACAGCACGGTCGGACCGTCGGTTTCGCCGTCCACCGAGCACTCCAGGTAGGCGGCGGCCTTGGCGTCGTCCCCCGCCGTCATCGCGTGCTCGTGGTAGTCGAGCACGCGCACGTGGTAGCCCACGGTGCTCAGCGCGTCGACGAACGCGGCGATGGGACCGTTGCCGGAACCGCTGATCTCGTGTTCGGTGCCCTCCACCCGAACGGTGGCATCGATGGTCTCGGCACCGGCCTCACCGCTGAGGCGCTGCCGTACCAGTTCCAGTGGTGCGGTCGAGTCCAGGTACTCGTCGGCGAACACGCGCCATATCTCTTTCGGCTCCACCTCGCCGCCGTCCGAGTCCGTGCGCTGCTGGATCAGCTTGGACAGCTCGATCTGCATCTTGCGGGGCAGGTCGAGCTGGTACTCGGTCGTCATCACGTAGGCCACGCCGCCCTTGCCGGACTGCGAGTTGACCCGGATTACCGCCTCGTAGCTGCGTCCCACGTCCTTCGGGTCGATCGGCAGGTACGGGACTTCCCAGGGGTACTCGCTCTCGGTGACCCCGGCGCGTTCCGCGGCCTCGCGGTGCGCCCGCAACCCCTTGTTGATCGCGTCCTGGTGGCTCCCGGAGAACGCCGTGTAGACCAGCTCACCGCCCCACGGCTGCCGTTCGGGAACCGGCAGCTGGTTGCAGTGCTCCACAGTGCGCTTGATGTAGTCGATGTCGGACAGATCCAGCTGTGGGTCGACCCCCTGGCTGAACAGGTTCATCCCCAGCGCCACCAGGTCCACGTTGCCGGTGCGCTCGCCGTTGCCGAACAGGCAGCCCTCGACGCGGTCGGCTCCCGCCTGGTATCCGAGCTCGGCGGCCGCGATGGCGCTGCCCCGGTCGTTGTGCGGGTGCAGCGAGAGGATCACCGAATCACGCCTGGACAGGTTGCGGTGCATCCACTCGATCGAGTCGGCGTAGAGATTCGGGGTCGCCATCTCGACGGTGGCGGGCAGGTTGAGGATGACCGGGCGTTCCGGTGTGGGCTGCCAGATCTCGGTGACCGCGTCGCAGACCTCGGCGGCGTAGGAGAGTTCGGTACCCGTGAACGATTCGGGGGAGTACTGGAACCGGAAGTCGGTGTCCGGGTACTTGGCCGCGTACTCACGCACCAGCTCCGCACCCTGCGTGGCGATCTTGCTGATTCCCAGGCGCTCCTCGCCGAAGACCACGCGCCGCTGCAGGATCGAGGTGGAGTTGTACAGGTGGATGATCGCGGAGTGCACACCCTCCAGCGCCTTGAAGGTGCGTTCGATCAGGTCCGGGCGCGCCTGGGTCAGCACCTGGATGCGTACGTCCTCCGGAATCGCCCCGTCCTCGATGATCTCGCGTACGAAGTCGAAGTCCGTCTGGCTGGCGGCGGGGAAACCGACTTCGAGCTCCTTGAAGCCCATCCCGATCAGCAGGTCGAACATCCGGCGTTTGCGCGCGGGTGACATCGGGTCGATCAGCGCCTGGTTACCGTCCCGCAGGTCGACCGCGGACCACAGCGGTGCTCGGGTGATGCGCTGGTCCGGCCAGGTGCGGTCCGGCAGCGACACGTTCTCCACCAGCTCGTCGAACGGTCGGTAACGGTGGAACGCCATCGAGCTGCCGCGCTGCGGATTCCAGGGCTTCTGGTCGGGCGGAGCGGGACGCGAGGGGCGACGTGGTCCGGAGCCCGCCGCGGGGACGTCGTCCGTGTTGGAACGGGAATCGGAAGCGGAGCCGTTACTCATCCTGCTGGACTCTCCTGCTCGTGCTCGGTTCGGGAACTCATCGACCGGCACGCTTTACCTCCGCGACGAGGGGCCGGTCTAACTGACCCCGTCGCGGCGGCAAAGCAGGAGGCTGAAAGTCACGAGGACAGCCTAACCGCACCCGGTGTCCAGAACGCAACCGCCTGTTCCGAATGCTGGACACCACGCTGCCGTGCCGCCGAATCGTCGCTCCGTGTTCCCGTGGCCCGATCCGGGCGGAGCCTCGCCAGATCCGCGAACGGTGTCGCGACGGGCCGATCACGGCAGCCGATCCGGGGAATCCCGCTGAACTGATCGCGGGTCGGCTGTTCCGATGCGGCAGGCTGGTGTCATGGCTGCGAAGAAAAACAGTTCCGGGTCGGCCCTGGCGACCCTGCTGCAGGGGGTCGGTTTCCTGCTCGCCGTGGTGCTGATCGCCCACACCGTGTTCGTGTTGTTCGACTTCCAAGCGGAGGGGCAGCTCACGCAATCGGTCGCGCGCGCCGCCGAGCCGCTCGCGTTGTTCTTCCCGGGACTGATCGACGCGCCGAGTCACGTACTGCAGGTGTTACTGGACTACGGGCTGGCCGCGATGTTCTGGATGCTGGTGGGAGGTCTGCTGGGGCGGATCTTCGGGTGAGAACCCGGGTGCGGGAGCCGTGGGGAAGCGCTGGAGAAGCGGTGGCGAATCGGCTTTTCTGGGTCAGGTTCGGGTGCGTGGCCGCCCGCGTTCCGCTGCGCCGATGTTCCGCTACCCGCTGGTAATCTGATCGTGTTTCGTGTCACACTGCCGTCATGTCCGAAGACGTGGCGGATCCGACGCGCACCGCCGGGACCAGTGGGCACCGCCGCCGGAAGTCCTTCGATCTCGCACGGTTGTGGTCTCGCACGTGCGGTTCGCTCGCCACCGTGGTGCGCTGGGGCTGCTCGTTGGCGGCCGCACTGCTGGCCGCGCACGTGGTGCTGGCGGTCGGGGGCGCCAATCCGGAGAACGCGCTGACGCGTTTCGTGGCGGAATGGGCGCGGGTCCTGGCGTTCGGATTCCGCGACCTGTTCCTCAAACCCGAGCAGCCGAAGCTCGAAGTGCTGCTCAACTACGGCCTCGCGGCGATCTGCTGGTTGCTCGTCTCGGTACTGGTGGTGCGCCTGCTGCGCACGCTGGGCGCCTCCCGCTGAGCCGCGGGCGATTCCTCGCGAGATCCACGGCGACGTTCGGGGGAGTAAGTCGCTTCCGAACGGAATCCGGGCCGCTCACCAGGATCCCGCCACGCGGAGCAGTTCCTGCCTTACCAACGTCACGTGGTGATTCTCCGTCGCGTCCGCCCGTTGGGCGAGGAACAGGGTGTTGACGGGAGGAGCCGTCGGTTCCGGGAGATCCACCAGCTCCCCGGCGGCGAGTTCGGACTCGCACAGGTATCGGGGCAGCACCGTGAGCCCTGTTCCGGCCGCCACC
This portion of the Actinopolyspora lacussalsi genome encodes:
- a CDS encoding peptide/nickel transport system ATP-binding protein (product_source=KO:K02031; cath_funfam=3.40.50.300; cog=COG0444; ko=KO:K02031; pfam=PF00005,PF08352; smart=SM00382; superfamily=52540; tigrfam=TIGR01727), whose protein sequence is MALLEVRDLSVRFVRKSEPTVPAVDGVSFDVHPGSTVGLVGESGCGKSVTSLAIMGLLPQRGTEVSGSVNLEGSELLRLSQREFDRRRGKDLGMVFQDPLTSLNPVVPIGLQVSEVIERHRGLSRRDASREAAKLLERVGIPDPDRRLKEYSHQLSGGMRQRALIAMALACEPRLLIADEPTTALDVTIQAQILTLLKELVAETGTALIMITHDLGVVAGMCDEVNVLYAGRIVERAQRHELFSRPRHPYTAGLMASVPRLDSPRGQRLAPIEGSVADNIPWEGGCAFSPRCGNALAVCGERAPELETIEQGRLLRCHNPIGAAELERAHD
- a CDS encoding energy-coupling factor transporter ATP-binding protein EcfA2 (product_source=COG1122; cath_funfam=3.40.50.300; cog=COG1122; smart=SM00382; superfamily=52540); the protein is MRLPRAADSETAASLVHRVGRSASRLGPVRLVAVDGPSGAGKSTFARVLLSALATAGIDAALLGTDDFATWREPVGWWPRLREGVLDPLSRGRAGRYRRTEWPAGVPVPGALIDVPVPEVLLLEGVSAGRRSVASRLSALIWMEPPDSATRLERAVLRDGAATRPELLRWQRFERVWFRSDRTGQRADFVLRG
- a CDS encoding hypothetical protein (product_source=Hypo-rule applied; transmembrane_helix_parts=Inside_1_11,TMhelix_12_34,Outside_35_71,TMhelix_72_94,Inside_95_95), with protein sequence MAAKKNSSGSALATLLQGVGFLLAVVLIAHTVFVLFDFQAEGQLTQSVARAAEPLALFFPGLIDAPSHVLQVLLDYGLAAMFWMLVGGLLGRIFG
- a CDS encoding peptide/nickel transport system permease protein (product_source=KO:K02034; cath_funfam=1.10.3720.10; cog=COG1173; ko=KO:K02034; pfam=PF00528,PF12911; superfamily=161098; transmembrane_helix_parts=Inside_1_38,TMhelix_39_61,Outside_62_112,TMhelix_113_135,Inside_136_141,TMhelix_142_164,Outside_165_167,TMhelix_168_190,Inside_191_224,TMhelix_225_247,Outside_248_278,TMhelix_279_301,Inside_302_311), which encodes MLGTQRKERIDGLAESGGDTTAGVSLAASAWRRLRRSPTFLVGAGIICAFVLLALVSPILAQHDPALRLLEEQVSRADNEIPAPQPGFPLGGDQYGRPLLSRVLLGSQQTLLVALLATVIGLGGGLTLGILAGAFGGWVDTLVMRVVDVMLSVPSLLLAVSIGALFQQQSQFTVIIAVATVQIPIFGRLLRGTMLAQRASDHVLAARALGVRQRSIVFRHMLPNALGPVIVQATLMLAVAIIDAAALSFLGLGAADTSTPEWGQMLGSAQNFFDTHPHLAFWPAGCIIVVALGFTLVGESMRDALDPKKRR
- a CDS encoding hypothetical protein (product_source=Hypo-rule applied; transmembrane_helix_parts=Inside_1_38,TMhelix_39_61,Outside_62_96,TMhelix_97_119,Inside_120_126), with translation MSEDVADPTRTAGTSGHRRRKSFDLARLWSRTCGSLATVVRWGCSLAAALLAAHVVLAVGGANPENALTRFVAEWARVLAFGFRDLFLKPEQPKLEVLLNYGLAAICWLLVSVLVVRLLRTLGASR
- a CDS encoding peptide/nickel transport system permease protein (product_source=KO:K02033; cath_funfam=1.10.3720.10; cog=COG0601; ko=KO:K02033; pfam=PF00528; superfamily=161098; transmembrane_helix_parts=Inside_1_11,TMhelix_12_30,Outside_31_99,TMhelix_100_122,Inside_123_134,TMhelix_135_157,Outside_158_196,TMhelix_197_219,Inside_220_255,TMhelix_256_278,Outside_279_305,TMhelix_306_328,Inside_329_336); this translates as MLRYTVRRLGQLLIVTVVLSVLLFGWLRALPGGPVSALLGERATEESRARLVQQLGLDQPLYVQYWKFMQRAITGDFGVSTGVQPGTPAMEVFLQRMPATLELSVLALLLAVAVGIPLGYFAARRQGGWLDNLSITWSLIGVAVPVFFLAFLLKYVFAIEFGVLPASGRQAAGIDATHATGFFVLDGLLTTEWDAAWNALIHLLLPAIALSTIPFAVIFRLTRASVLDVVEEDYVRTARSKGLGAMVVRGRHILRNAMLPVVTTIGLQTGALLSGAVLTEQVFNIPGIGQALSLGFQRQDYAVLQVVILATAMVYVLVNLLVDLAYAAIDPRLRTR
- a CDS encoding hypothetical protein (product_source=Hypo-rule applied); amino-acid sequence: MSELSESDRLDPEQLSWSVPCLDSEDDDAAGEVKVLVLGDRVALVLPPGETLVFTPDEAGEFAKLLGTSTGQ
- a CDS encoding oligopeptide/dipeptide ABC transporter ATP-binding protein (product_source=TIGR01727; cath_funfam=3.40.50.300; cog=COG4608; pfam=PF00005,PF08352; smart=SM00382; superfamily=52540; tigrfam=TIGR01727), coding for MTDSSRTITGSETSPVGTDPSDPAADSLLEIDDLRVHFPIKRGIVLDRTVGHVYAVDGVSLRVGRGETYGLVGESGCGKSTLGKAVLRLERPTGGSIRFDGTDMARMSGEPLRRMRRRMQMVFQDTLSSLDPRQSVESLLVEGMRAHGLDKGGGNTERELRELLSSVGLPASALRKYPHEFSGGQRQRIGIARALAVRPDLVVADEPVSALDVSVQAQVLNLLEDLQEEFGLTYLVIAHDLAVVRHVARRIGVMYLGGLVEESDSDVLYEQPLHPYTRALLSAVPVPEPEVEDQRERILLSGDLPSPASPPTGCRFHTRCPWRQPTRCDSERPELRDVGGGHRVACHYAEEIRDGIITPNSVEGNSSAGVS
- a CDS encoding 2-isopropylmalate synthase (product_source=KO:K01649; cath_funfam=3.20.20.70; cog=COG0119; ko=KO:K01649; pfam=PF00682,PF08502; smart=SM00917; superfamily=110921,51569,89000; tigrfam=TIGR00970) is translated as MSNGSASDSRSNTDDVPAAGSGPRRPSRPAPPDQKPWNPQRGSSMAFHRYRPFDELVENVSLPDRTWPDQRITRAPLWSAVDLRDGNQALIDPMSPARKRRMFDLLIGMGFKELEVGFPAASQTDFDFVREIIEDGAIPEDVRIQVLTQARPDLIERTFKALEGVHSAIIHLYNSTSILQRRVVFGEERLGISKIATQGAELVREYAAKYPDTDFRFQYSPESFTGTELSYAAEVCDAVTEIWQPTPERPVILNLPATVEMATPNLYADSIEWMHRNLSRRDSVILSLHPHNDRGSAIAAAELGYQAGADRVEGCLFGNGERTGNVDLVALGMNLFSQGVDPQLDLSDIDYIKRTVEHCNQLPVPERQPWGGELVYTAFSGSHQDAINKGLRAHREAAERAGVTESEYPWEVPYLPIDPKDVGRSYEAVIRVNSQSGKGGVAYVMTTEYQLDLPRKMQIELSKLIQQRTDSDGGEVEPKEIWRVFADEYLDSTAPLELVRQRLSGEAGAETIDATVRVEGTEHEISGSGNGPIAAFVDALSTVGYHVRVLDYHEHAMTAGDDAKAAAYLECSVDGETDGPTVLWGAAIDTSTVTASLRAVVSAVNRANR
- a CDS encoding peptide/nickel transport system substrate-binding protein (product_source=KO:K02035; cath_funfam=3.10.105.10,3.40.190.10; cog=COG0747; ko=KO:K02035; pfam=PF00496; superfamily=53850); translation: MGRRLVTVGLTAVLATSLSACVQSQRGEDSGQTMVFGAPGAPALFDPFYASDGETFRVTRQMMEGLVGFESGGVEVEPELATDWTSSEDGTKWTFQLREGVKFHDGTDFNAEAVCANFERWYNQTGTGQSSALSYYWIETFGGFAGGDEPSLFSSCEASDPTTAVINLTRATSKFPAALGLDSFSMQSPTAMKEYEADKVVAKGSGFEYSEYARKHPTGTGPFQFDSYDQNNQSVVLHRNDDYWGDKANLDRLIFKVISDESVRKQELLSGGIDGYDFPNPADLDSLRQQDFNVQVREPFNVLYLGMSQKNNPALRKLKVRKALAYAINRENLVNANLPGGAEVANLFYPSSVDGYTEDVAKYSYDPEKAKRLLNEAGHSDLTIEFWWPTQVTRPYMPDPRGIFNSLAGDMRKAGINVEPVSKPWNGGYISDANKGDAEVFLLGWTGDYNSPDNFIGTFFGSTENQFYTKPAPWGEELANRLDAADKEPDPTKRERMYTEINRDLKSKYLPAVPLSHSPPAIVTAPHVKGLVTSPLTAEEFASVSIEK